The DNA segment ACAGGTTTTCACCCCGTTCTGCAGCGAGATTGTGGATGCTGTCGTACGTCAGTCTCGCGAACCATGGAAAGCTGTGGCCGCAACTATCCGTGCATGGCAGTCAGCCTGGAAACCAGCTCGGCAAGCCATAGACAAGATCGTCCAAGTCGGTCTCTTTGGCGAATTGCTGGTGCTTCGCTCACTGATGATTCCGACGCTAGGGCCAGCGGCCGTCGATCAGTGGCGTGGGCCGGACTCTGAGCGTCACGATTTTGTGGGGGATCAACTGCACATTGAGGTTAAGACCACGCGCAAGAGCCGCCCGGAGCACGAAATCTCCCGCCTCGATCAGTTACGCACTTCTTCCGGGTGTCGCCTGCTCTTTGTTTCCATCCTACTAGAGGAGAGCGTTGGTGGCGACGAGTCGTTGGCAACTCAGGTGGACGCCGTTGTTGATCTGCTGCGGGGAGATGCGGCCGCGTTGGACTTATTCATGACGAAGATAGCCAATATGGGGTGGTCTGAGGAAGTGAGGAACTCCGGAGAGCTTCTTCGCTTTTTCTTGCGAGGAGCTGAAGTCTACGCCGTGGATGATGACTTTCCCCGACTTCCAGACGATTTTTTCCCGCCGACGGGCGTAGTCTCGGTGAAGTACACAATTGACCTTGCAAATTTGCCATCGCTAGGGATGGATGAAGTTGAGGAGATCATCAAGGCTGCGAACCATGGCTGCGGGTTCTGACGATTCCGGCTCAGGAGGAGCCAGCGCACGAAAAGGTCGGAAGTCCAAGCGTTTACCGCTGACAAGATCTGAGAACATGGCCCGCATTCGGAGTAAGGACAGTCAGGCTGAGATGAAAGTGCGCCGCGCGTTCTGGGCGGCCGGACTCCGTTACCGTCTGCACGACAATCGACTACCGGGGCATC comes from the Deltaproteobacteria bacterium genome and includes:
- a CDS encoding PD-(D/E)XK motif protein, whose product is MRPQSEDALTVIPIVVDGNETCLSSAMDYAGQLHLLIPVEHGPVGALPSDLNGLKVRHRRLDTGAVLDLSAPPSHEQVFTPFCSEIVDAVVRQSREPWKAVAATIRAWQSAWKPARQAIDKIVQVGLFGELLVLRSLMIPTLGPAAVDQWRGPDSERHDFVGDQLHIEVKTTRKSRPEHEISRLDQLRTSSGCRLLFVSILLEESVGGDESLATQVDAVVDLLRGDAAALDLFMTKIANMGWSEEVRNSGELLRFFLRGAEVYAVDDDFPRLPDDFFPPTGVVSVKYTIDLANLPSLGMDEVEEIIKAANHGCGF